One window from the genome of Oncorhynchus gorbuscha isolate QuinsamMale2020 ecotype Even-year linkage group LG14, OgorEven_v1.0, whole genome shotgun sequence encodes:
- the LOC123994848 gene encoding serine/arginine repetitive matrix protein 5-like isoform X2, giving the protein MSAEVDKLRSQSSTRRDDRRSTESSTRRDDIRRDDKRSTETARRRDDKRSTETSRRRYDGRSTETATRRDDRRSTETATRRDDRRSTETATRRDERRSTETTIGRDDRRTTSTGKEKIKRKSRSRSSSSASSSSSSSGSSSSSSSRSSSGSRSSSSSSDSHSKSRKNSKKRKKEKQLKKKGKREKKLKRKKDKKMKTEEESAGPGPIQISKYLKERKRKSKFSMISGKKIKMKLKKSKKDKLRDKNRAELLEFLNSTL; this is encoded by the exons ATG TCTGCCGAAGTAGACAAATTGAGAAGTCAGTCCAGCACAAGAAGAGATGATAGAAGAAGTACTGAGTCCTCCACAAGAAGAGATGACATTAGAAGAGATGACAAAAGAAGTACAGAGACTGCCAGAAGAAGAGATGACAAAAGAAGTACTGAGACTTCCAGAAGAAGATATGACGGAAGAAGTACTGAGACTGCCACAAGAAGAGATGACCGAAGAAGTACTGAGACTGCCACAAGAAGAGATGACCGAAGAAGTACTGAGACTGCCACAAGAAGAGATGAGCGAAGAAGTACTGAGACCACCATAGGAAGAGATGACAGAAGAACAACAAGTACAG GGAAAGAAAAAATTAAAAGGAAAAGCCGCAGTAGATCATCTTCCTCCGCATCCAGCTCATCCTCATCATCGGGATCCTCTTCATCATCCTCATCCCGCTCCTCGTCTGGCAGTAGGAGTAGTTCGAGCAGCAGTG ATTCCCACAGCAAGTCCAGAAAGAATTCTaagaaaaggaaaaaggaaaaACAACTCAAAAAG AAAGGGAAAAGGGAGAAAAAGCTTAAACGGAAGAAGGACAAGAAAATGAAGACTGAGGAGGAAAGCGCTGGACCTGGACCTATTCAGATATCCAAG TAtttaaaagagagaaagagaaaaagcaaGTTCAGCATGATTTCAGGAAAGAAGATAAAAATGAAATTGAAGAAGTCAAAGAAAGACAAGCTG AGAGACAAGAATCGCGCAGAACTGCTTGAATTCCTCAACTCCACGTTGTAA
- the LOC123994848 gene encoding serine/arginine repetitive matrix protein 5-like isoform X1: MSAEVDKLRSQSSTRRDDRRSTESSTRRDDIRRDDKRSTETARRRDDKRSTETSRRRYDGRSTETATRRDDRRSTETATRRDDRRSTETATRRDERRSTETTIGRDDRRTTSTGKEKIKRKSRSRSSSSASSSSSSSGSSSSSSSRSSSGSRSSSSSSDSHSKSRKNSKKRKKEKQLKKKGKREKKLKRKKDKKMKTEEESAGPGPIQISKYLKERKRKSKFSMISGKKIKMKLKKSKKDKLIAVKSLDTYSFKVSLFLHFSTL; encoded by the exons ATG TCTGCCGAAGTAGACAAATTGAGAAGTCAGTCCAGCACAAGAAGAGATGATAGAAGAAGTACTGAGTCCTCCACAAGAAGAGATGACATTAGAAGAGATGACAAAAGAAGTACAGAGACTGCCAGAAGAAGAGATGACAAAAGAAGTACTGAGACTTCCAGAAGAAGATATGACGGAAGAAGTACTGAGACTGCCACAAGAAGAGATGACCGAAGAAGTACTGAGACTGCCACAAGAAGAGATGACCGAAGAAGTACTGAGACTGCCACAAGAAGAGATGAGCGAAGAAGTACTGAGACCACCATAGGAAGAGATGACAGAAGAACAACAAGTACAG GGAAAGAAAAAATTAAAAGGAAAAGCCGCAGTAGATCATCTTCCTCCGCATCCAGCTCATCCTCATCATCGGGATCCTCTTCATCATCCTCATCCCGCTCCTCGTCTGGCAGTAGGAGTAGTTCGAGCAGCAGTG ATTCCCACAGCAAGTCCAGAAAGAATTCTaagaaaaggaaaaaggaaaaACAACTCAAAAAG AAAGGGAAAAGGGAGAAAAAGCTTAAACGGAAGAAGGACAAGAAAATGAAGACTGAGGAGGAAAGCGCTGGACCTGGACCTATTCAGATATCCAAG TAtttaaaagagagaaagagaaaaagcaaGTTCAGCATGATTTCAGGAAAGAAGATAAAAATGAAATTGAAGAAGTCAAAGAAAGACAAGCTG atagcagtcaaaagtttggacacctactcattcaaggtttctttatttttacatttttctacattgtag